The proteins below come from a single Macaca fascicularis isolate 582-1 chromosome 9, T2T-MFA8v1.1 genomic window:
- the TEX36 gene encoding testis-expressed protein 36 isoform X1 produces MTKGRRFNPPLDKDGRWFPHIGLTQKTSESNTRAMLKEPQSPHSPWQVEGKLPPIYKVREKQAVNNQFPFSVHDNRHSLENSGCYLDSGLGRKKIAPDKRQHVSRNFNLWACDYVPSCLDGFSNNQISYVHKEAVVVSSFRRFPRCYKEIWNTLTFLPERRYTEFLKKKPKVRFTIDKKVISSLES; encoded by the exons ATGACTAAAGGACGACGCTTCAACCCACCTTTAGACAAGGATGGGAGATGG TTCCCTCACATCGGGCTAACGCAAAAGACATCAGAATCCAACACCAGGGCTATGTTAAAAGAGCCCCAGAGTCCACACTCACCTTGGCAAGTGGAGGGGAAGCTGCCGCCCATATACAAAGTCCGGGAGAAG CAAGCAGTGAATAACCAGTTCCCCTTCTCCGTGCATGACAATCGGCACAGTTTGGAGAACTCTGGATGCTACCTTGACTCC GGCCTGGGACGTAAGAAGATCGCTCCAGATAAGAGGCAAcatgtttcaagaaattttaatcTCTGGGCATGTGACTATGTTCCATCTTGTCTTGATGgcttttcaaataaccaaatatcatatgtgcATAAAGAAGCCGTGGTGGTCTCAAGTTTCAGACGCTTTCCACGATGCTATAAAGAGATATGGAACACTTTAACATTTCTTCCTGAGCGAAGATATACAGAGTTTTTGAAAAAGAAGCCCAAGGTAAGGTTCACTATTGACAAAAAGGTTATCTCTTCACTGGAGTCCTAA